From the Sandaracinaceae bacterium genome, the window AGAGCGGCCCCATCTTGAGACGCTCGGGCGCGTTGAAGTCGCTGCGACGCCACTCGGCGCGGCGGATGCGCAAGTAGAGCTCGGGCGCCACGTACGGAACCAAGGCGAAGTCGTCGAAGCCATCGCTCGGGTCGAGGCGTGAGAGGCCCCGCACGGTGACGGCGGCCAGCACCGGGACCTCGGCCAGGGCTGGCGCGGCACGCAAGCGCATCAGCGCAGCGCGGGCAGCGTCCACTTGATCGATGGCCTCGACCACCACGACCGCGGGGGGATCGTCCACCATCTCGGGCTCCGATAGGGAGTCCCACAGGGTGGCGATCCGCACGTTGCAGCCCAGGTCGCGGAGGACATTGACCGCGCCATCTTCACGCTCGAGCAGGCCCTCGGGGCCAACGACAAGTATCCACATGGTGTTTCCGATGTTTCCTCGCCGAGCGTAGATGAAATGTACGCGCGCGCAATGCGGATGAAACAGAGGGGCGTTAGCGGCGCACCCGCAGCGCTGACCAGCCGACGAATTCTGCACACGAGGGCCGGAACGATGAATGCGGAGTCCGGAATCCCCTGGTAAGCTCCGGCGCGATGAGCAAACGATGGCGAATCGAGGTCTCGGCGCTTGGGAGCGACGAGGCGAAGGCAGAGGCCACGGTCGACGCGGCAAACTGGATGACCGCGCTCAAGGCCGGCCGCGCCGCGCTCGGCGAGAGCGGAGGCCTGCCCCCCGGCGCGAACCTGCGCCACGAATCGGGCGGCGCCGTCACCATCCACGACGCGCGCGAGCGCAAGACGTACCGCCTGTTCCCGGCCGATGCGGCCCCGGCCCCCGCCGCAGCGCCTGCCCCGAGCCCCGACGCGCCGGTCAAGAAGGCACGCCCGAAGACCATCGCCTACATCCCCGCCGAAGACGTGGCCACGGCGCTCGGGGGCGCTGCCGCCTTCGCGCCGACCAAGCCTGCGCCGGTGCAGCCCAGCCCGCAGCCGGTCGCCGCCGCTCCCGTGGCTGCGGCCGCCCCAGCGCCCGAGCCCGAGCCCGCGCCGCTGTCCGCCAAGAAGAAGATGGCCATGACCGTGGCGTACACGCCCGGTGATGACTTGCCGGCTTCGCCCAAGCAGGTGTTCGTGGGCGACCAGGCCACGGCGGACACGTTCTTGGACGCACCGCTCCCGGCGGCGCCCACCCCGGCGGCGGCACCGTTGGTTGCCCCAGTGTCCGACCCGGACGACGATCCCATCTTGACCGAAGTGGACGTGGAGCTGCTGCTCTCGCGCGACGCCGAGCCCAGCGACCAGAACCCGCTGCGCTACCGTGAGCGCGTGTTCGTGGTGCCGCCCACGCTCACCCAAACCGAGGCGGAGGCGGTGGCGCGCGGCGAACTCGAGACCCTGCAGGCCGAACTCGAGTCCTTCCCCACCGGCAAGTACGTCTCCATCGCCGTCTTCGATCACGCCTGGGACGAACACCCGGCCCGGCCGCCCATCGTGACGCTGGACTGGAAGGACTGGCACGGGGACGCCGTGGTCGCCTACCCGCTGGCCACCCAGCCAGGCCGCCCGCTGTCGGTTGCCCCGGGGCCCGCCCTCGACCAGAGCGAGCGCTTGAGCGCGGCGTTCGAGGCCTGCCAGGACCTCTTCTTCCTGGAGCGGCCCATCGACGCGCTGGAGTTCGCGGTGCGCCTGCTGGCCGA encodes:
- a CDS encoding response regulator transcription factor, which gives rise to MWILVVGPEGLLEREDGAVNVLRDLGCNVRIATLWDSLSEPEMVDDPPAVVVVEAIDQVDAARAALMRLRAAPALAEVPVLAAVTVRGLSRLDPSDGFDDFALVPYVAPELYLRIRRAEWRRSDFNAPERLKMGPLCIDLAAHEVTVDSRPVQLTQQEFALLRFLCQNRGRVYSRQQLLERVWGVDYYGTSRTVDIHVRRLRMKLGSAVDGLETVRGVGYKIKTP
- a CDS encoding GAF domain-containing protein translates to MSKRWRIEVSALGSDEAKAEATVDAANWMTALKAGRAALGESGGLPPGANLRHESGGAVTIHDARERKTYRLFPADAAPAPAAAPAPSPDAPVKKARPKTIAYIPAEDVATALGGAAAFAPTKPAPVQPSPQPVAAAPVAAAAPAPEPEPAPLSAKKKMAMTVAYTPGDDLPASPKQVFVGDQATADTFLDAPLPAAPTPAAAPLVAPVSDPDDDPILTEVDVELLLSRDAEPSDQNPLRYRERVFVVPPTLTQTEAEAVARGELETLQAELESFPTGKYVSIAVFDHAWDEHPARPPIVTLDWKDWHGDAVVAYPLATQPGRPLSVAPGPALDQSERLSAAFEACQDLFFLERPIDALEFAVRLLAELLPTDVTIASIYDIDTDELRAASVLGVDGIAGRAARAGTGLLGVAAQDAAVALRVHDLTADARFVHAAEGVPGMKTGAAIYMAIARQGRLYGMLQLFRRGEPRFTRNDAELVRYVGEQVGEFMAQFKTVQARAPRA